In Pseudomonas fluorescens, one genomic interval encodes:
- the rpsE gene encoding 30S ribosomal protein S5, producing the protein MSNNDQKRDEGYIEKLVQVNRVAKTVKGGRIFTFTALTVVGDGKGRVGFGRGKSREVPAAIQKAMEAARRNMIQVDLNGTTLQYAMKSAHGASKVYMQPASEGTGIIAGGAMRAVLEVAGVQNVLAKCYGSTNPVNVVHATFKGLKAMQSPESIAAKRGLTVKEIF; encoded by the coding sequence ATGTCAAATAACGACCAAAAGCGCGACGAAGGCTACATTGAGAAGCTGGTTCAAGTTAACCGCGTAGCCAAAACCGTTAAAGGCGGCCGTATCTTCACTTTCACCGCGTTGACCGTGGTTGGTGATGGTAAAGGGCGTGTTGGCTTCGGCCGTGGCAAGTCGCGTGAAGTGCCTGCTGCGATCCAGAAGGCAATGGAAGCTGCTCGCCGCAACATGATTCAAGTTGACCTGAACGGCACTACCCTGCAGTACGCAATGAAGTCCGCTCACGGCGCTTCGAAGGTGTACATGCAGCCTGCTTCTGAAGGTACCGGTATCATCGCTGGCGGCGCTATGCGTGCTGTCCTCGAAGTTGCTGGCGTTCAGAACGTTCTGGCCAAGTGCTACGGCTCGACTAACCCGGTAAACGTGGTTCACGCCACTTTCAAAGGTCTGAAAGCCATGCAATCTCCTGAGTCCATCGCTGCCAAGCGTGGTCTGACTGTCAAGGAGATCTTCTGA
- the rpmD gene encoding 50S ribosomal protein L30 — protein MATVKVTLIKSMTGRIPNHKLCVKGLGLRRIGHTVEVQDTPENRGMINKAYYMLRVEG, from the coding sequence ATGGCTACCGTTAAAGTTACGCTGATCAAAAGCATGACCGGCCGCATCCCTAACCACAAACTGTGCGTTAAGGGTCTGGGTCTGCGTCGCATCGGTCACACTGTAGAAGTCCAGGATACTCCCGAGAATCGCGGGATGATCAACAAGGCTTACTACATGCTGCGTGTCGAGGGTTAA
- the rpsH gene encoding 30S ribosomal protein S8: MSMQDPLADMLTRIRNAQMAEKSVVSMPSSTLKVAVAKVLKDEGYIADFQITTDAKPSLSISLKYFEGRPVIEEVKRVSRPGLRQYKSVEDLPKVRGGLGVSIVSTNKGVMTDRAARAAGVGGEVLCTVF, encoded by the coding sequence ATGAGTATGCAGGACCCGTTAGCGGACATGCTAACTCGAATCCGTAATGCCCAGATGGCTGAAAAGTCTGTCGTAAGCATGCCGTCTTCCACGTTGAAGGTGGCTGTAGCAAAAGTCCTGAAGGACGAAGGTTACATCGCGGATTTTCAGATCACCACCGACGCTAAGCCGTCGCTGTCCATCTCGCTGAAATACTTCGAAGGCCGTCCGGTCATCGAGGAAGTGAAGCGCGTTAGTCGTCCAGGCCTGCGTCAGTACAAGTCCGTTGAAGATCTGCCGAAGGTTCGTGGCGGTCTTGGCGTGTCTATCGTCTCCACCAACAAAGGTGTGATGACGGATCGTGCTGCGCGCGCTGCCGGTGTCGGCGGCGAAGTTCTTTGCACTGTGTTCTAA
- the rplR gene encoding 50S ribosomal protein L18 yields the protein MTDKKVTRLRRARKARLKMHELEVVRLCVFRSSQHIYAQVISADGNKVLASASTLDKELRDGATGNIDAATKVGQLVATRAKAAGVSQVAFDRSGFKYHGRVKALADAAREAGLEF from the coding sequence ATGACCGACAAAAAAGTTACTCGACTGCGTCGCGCTCGCAAAGCACGCCTGAAAATGCACGAACTCGAAGTCGTGCGTCTCTGCGTGTTCCGCTCGTCGCAGCACATCTACGCCCAGGTCATCTCGGCCGACGGCAACAAAGTCCTGGCAAGCGCCTCGACTTTGGATAAAGAACTGCGTGATGGCGCCACTGGCAACATCGACGCGGCCACAAAGGTTGGCCAGCTGGTCGCTACGCGTGCTAAGGCCGCTGGCGTCTCGCAAGTGGCTTTCGACCGCTCTGGCTTCAAGTACCATGGCCGCGTTAAAGCGCTGGCTGATGCTGCTCGTGAAGCTGGGCTGGAGTTCTAA
- the rplX gene encoding 50S ribosomal protein L24 encodes MQKIRRDDEIIVIAGKDKGKRGKVLKVLADNRLVVGGLNLVKRHTKPNPMSGVQGGIVEKEAPLHASNVAIFNGETNKADRVGFKVEDGKKIRVFKSTQKAVDA; translated from the coding sequence ATGCAAAAGATTCGTCGTGACGACGAGATCATCGTGATCGCCGGCAAAGACAAAGGTAAGCGCGGTAAGGTGCTGAAGGTTCTTGCTGACAACCGTCTGGTTGTTGGTGGTCTGAACCTGGTCAAGCGTCATACCAAGCCTAACCCGATGTCGGGCGTACAGGGCGGTATCGTCGAGAAAGAAGCGCCACTGCACGCTTCCAACGTCGCCATCTTCAACGGCGAAACCAACAAGGCTGACCGCGTTGGTTTCAAAGTAGAAGACGGTAAGAAAATTCGTGTCTTCAAGTCGACCCAAAAAGCGGTTGATGCTTGA
- the rpsS gene encoding 30S ribosomal protein S19, producing MPRSLKKGPFIDLHLLKKIEVAAEKNDRKPIKTWSRRSMILPQMVGLTIAVHNGRQHVPVLVNEDMVGHKLGEFAGTRTYRGHVADKKAKR from the coding sequence GTGCCACGTTCTCTGAAAAAAGGTCCTTTTATTGATCTTCACCTACTGAAGAAGATCGAAGTGGCGGCGGAAAAGAACGATCGCAAACCAATTAAGACTTGGTCGCGTCGTTCGATGATCCTGCCACAAATGGTCGGTCTGACCATCGCAGTACACAACGGCCGTCAGCACGTCCCAGTTCTCGTGAACGAAGACATGGTTGGCCATAAACTGGGCGAGTTCGCCGGTACCCGCACTTATCGTGGGCACGTGGCTGACAAGAAAGCCAAGCGTTAA
- the rplD gene encoding 50S ribosomal protein L4: MQLNVNDAQAIEVSELTFGGEFNEALVHQAVVAYMAGGRQGSKQQKTRSDVRGGGKRPWRQKGTGRARAGTIRSPIWRGGGTTFAARPQDHSQKLNKKMYRAAMRSILAELVRTDRLVVVQDFAVETPKTKDLLGKLNNMSLTDVLIVSDAVDQNLYLAARNLPHVDVRDVQGSDPVSLIAYDKVLITVSAVKKFEELLG, from the coding sequence ATGCAATTAAATGTAAATGACGCTCAAGCGATCGAAGTTTCCGAACTGACATTTGGCGGCGAGTTCAACGAGGCGCTGGTTCACCAAGCAGTCGTGGCCTACATGGCCGGCGGCCGTCAAGGTAGCAAGCAGCAAAAGACCCGTTCCGACGTTCGTGGTGGCGGTAAGCGCCCATGGCGTCAGAAAGGTACTGGCCGTGCTCGTGCCGGTACTATCCGTAGCCCAATCTGGCGTGGCGGCGGTACCACTTTCGCAGCTCGTCCACAGGATCACTCCCAGAAGCTGAACAAGAAGATGTATCGCGCAGCAATGCGTTCCATCCTTGCTGAGCTGGTGCGTACTGATCGTCTGGTCGTGGTTCAGGATTTCGCTGTTGAAACTCCGAAAACCAAAGATCTGCTGGGCAAGCTGAACAACATGAGCCTGACCGATGTTCTCATCGTGTCGGACGCTGTTGATCAGAACCTGTACCTGGCTGCTCGTAACCTGCCACACGTAGATGTACGTGACGTGCAAGGTTCCGATCCAGTTAGTCTGATCGCATACGACAAGGTGTTGATCACCGTGTCGGCCGTGAAGAAATTCGAGGAGCTGCTGGGATGA
- the rplV gene encoding 50S ribosomal protein L22, translating into MEVAAKLSGARISAQKARLVADQIRGKKVGEALNLLAFSSKKAAEIMKKVLESAVANAEHNEGADVDDLKVSTVFVNEGRSLKRIMPRAKGRADRIVKRSCHITVKVADK; encoded by the coding sequence ATGGAAGTAGCCGCTAAGTTGTCGGGCGCTCGAATCTCCGCCCAGAAAGCCCGCTTGGTCGCCGACCAGATCCGCGGGAAGAAGGTGGGCGAAGCGCTCAACCTGTTGGCTTTCAGCAGTAAGAAAGCCGCCGAGATCATGAAGAAAGTGCTGGAGTCGGCCGTAGCCAACGCCGAGCATAACGAAGGCGCAGACGTTGATGACCTGAAGGTCAGCACCGTTTTCGTCAACGAAGGGCGTTCGCTGAAGCGCATCATGCCACGTGCCAAAGGCCGTGCTGATCGCATCGTCAAGCGGTCTTGCCATATCACTGTCAAGGTTGCTGACAAGTAA
- the rpsQ gene encoding 30S ribosomal protein S17 codes for MAEAEKTVRTLTGRVVSDKMDKTITVLIERRVKHPIYGKYVKRSTKLHAHDETNQCHIGDKVTIRETRPMAKTKSWALVDVLERAVEV; via the coding sequence ATGGCTGAAGCCGAAAAAACTGTCCGTACGCTGACTGGCCGTGTTGTCAGCGACAAGATGGACAAAACCATCACCGTTCTGATCGAGCGTCGCGTTAAGCACCCGATCTACGGTAAATACGTTAAGCGTTCGACTAAGCTGCACGCGCACGACGAAACCAATCAGTGCCACATCGGCGACAAAGTCACTATTCGTGAAACTCGTCCGATGGCCAAGACCAAGTCTTGGGCGCTGGTTGATGTTCTCGAACGCGCTGTGGAAGTCTAA
- the rpsN gene encoding 30S ribosomal protein S14 encodes MAKKSMKNRELKRQLTVAKYATKRAALKAIIVDLNASPEARWEATVALQKQPRDASASRMRNRCRLTGRPHGVYRKFGLGRNKLREAAMRGDVPGLVKASW; translated from the coding sequence ATGGCCAAGAAGAGCATGAAAAACCGTGAGCTGAAGCGTCAGCTCACTGTTGCCAAGTACGCCACCAAGCGTGCAGCGCTGAAAGCTATCATCGTTGATCTGAACGCAAGTCCAGAAGCGCGTTGGGAAGCTACCGTAGCTCTGCAGAAGCAACCACGTGACGCAAGCGCTTCGCGCATGCGTAACCGTTGCCGCCTGACTGGTCGTCCGCACGGCGTTTACCGCAAGTTCGGCCTGGGCCGTAACAAACTGCGTGAAGCGGCAATGCGTGGTGACGTTCCAGGTCTGGTTAAAGCCAGCTGGTAA
- the rplB gene encoding 50S ribosomal protein L2 — protein MAIVKCKPTSPGRRFVVKVVNQELHKGAPHAPLLEKKSKTGGRNNNGRITTRHIGGGHKQHYRMVDFRRNDKDGIVATVERIEYDPNRTAHIALLCYADGERRYIIAPKGVSAGDQLIAGALAPIKPGNALQLRNIPVGSTVHGIELKPGKGAQIARSAGASAQLIAREGVYVTLRLRSGEMRKVLAECRATLGEVSNSEHSLRSLGKAGAKRWRGVRPTVRGVAMNPVDHPHGGGEGRTSGGRHPVSPWGFPTKGAKTRGNKRTDKMIVRRRK, from the coding sequence ATGGCAATCGTTAAATGCAAACCGACTTCCCCTGGCCGCCGTTTTGTGGTCAAGGTGGTCAACCAGGAGCTGCATAAAGGCGCTCCTCACGCACCGCTGCTCGAGAAAAAATCGAAGACTGGTGGTCGTAACAACAATGGCCGTATTACCACTCGTCACATCGGTGGTGGTCATAAGCAGCATTACCGTATGGTCGATTTCCGTCGCAACGACAAAGATGGCATCGTCGCCACTGTCGAGCGTATCGAATACGATCCAAACCGTACTGCTCACATCGCACTGCTCTGCTACGCAGACGGCGAGCGTCGCTACATCATCGCCCCTAAAGGCGTGAGTGCTGGCGACCAACTGATCGCAGGCGCTCTGGCTCCAATCAAGCCAGGCAACGCTCTGCAACTGCGCAACATTCCAGTCGGTTCTACCGTACACGGCATCGAACTGAAGCCAGGTAAAGGCGCGCAGATCGCTCGTTCCGCTGGTGCTTCGGCTCAGCTGATCGCTCGTGAAGGCGTGTACGTTACCCTGCGTCTGCGTTCCGGTGAAATGCGTAAAGTCCTGGCTGAATGCCGTGCGACCCTGGGCGAAGTCTCGAACTCCGAGCACAGCCTGCGTTCGCTGGGTAAAGCTGGTGCCAAACGCTGGCGTGGCGTTCGCCCAACCGTTCGTGGTGTTGCCATGAACCCGGTTGACCACCCACATGGTGGTGGTGAAGGTCGTACCTCTGGTGGTCGTCATCCGGTATCGCCATGGGGCTTCCCGACTAAGGGCGCGAAGACTCGTGGTAATAAGCGTACCGACAAAATGATCGTCCGTCGTCGCAAGTAA
- the rplC gene encoding 50S ribosomal protein L3 produces the protein MTIGVVGRKCGMTRIFTEEGVSIPVTVIEIEPNRVTQFKTEETDGYRAVQVTVGERRASRVTAAQAGHFAKANVAAGRTTMEFRLEEGEYQAGDLINAEIFAAGQLVDVTGQSKGKGFQGTIKRWNFRGQDNTHGNSVSHRVPGSIGQCQTPGRVFKGKKMSGHMGAERVTVQSLEVVRVDAERNLLLVKGAVPGATGGNLVVRPAAKARG, from the coding sequence ATGACTATTGGTGTAGTCGGTCGTAAATGCGGTATGACCCGTATTTTCACCGAAGAAGGTGTCTCCATTCCGGTCACGGTCATTGAGATCGAGCCGAATCGCGTCACCCAGTTCAAAACTGAAGAGACCGATGGCTATCGTGCAGTGCAAGTCACTGTCGGCGAGCGTCGTGCTTCGCGTGTAACAGCAGCTCAAGCTGGTCACTTCGCTAAAGCGAACGTTGCCGCTGGTCGTACCACCATGGAATTCCGTCTTGAAGAAGGCGAGTACCAGGCTGGCGATCTGATCAACGCTGAAATCTTCGCCGCTGGTCAACTGGTTGATGTAACCGGTCAGTCCAAGGGTAAAGGCTTCCAGGGTACGATCAAGCGTTGGAATTTCCGCGGGCAAGATAACACCCACGGTAACTCCGTATCCCACCGCGTCCCAGGCTCTATCGGCCAGTGCCAGACTCCTGGTCGTGTATTCAAGGGCAAAAAAATGTCCGGTCATATGGGCGCTGAGCGCGTGACCGTGCAGTCCCTGGAAGTAGTGCGCGTGGACGCTGAACGCAATCTGTTGTTGGTCAAGGGCGCTGTTCCTGGCGCTACTGGCGGCAACCTGGTTGTACGTCCAGCAGCCAAGGCTCGCGGTTAA
- the rplN gene encoding 50S ribosomal protein L14, with amino-acid sequence MIQTQSMLDVADNSGARRVMCIKVLGGSHRRYAGIGDIIKVTVKEAIPRGKVKKGQVMTAVVVRTRHGVRRADGSIIRFDGNAAVLLNNKQEPIGTRIFGPVTRELRTEKFMKIVSLAPEVL; translated from the coding sequence ATGATTCAGACTCAATCCATGCTCGATGTGGCCGATAACAGCGGCGCTCGCCGCGTTATGTGCATCAAGGTGCTGGGTGGCTCCCATCGTCGTTACGCTGGTATCGGTGACATCATCAAAGTTACCGTCAAGGAAGCAATTCCTCGCGGTAAAGTGAAAAAAGGCCAAGTGATGACTGCTGTTGTAGTCCGCACTCGTCACGGCGTACGTCGTGCTGATGGCTCCATTATCCGCTTTGATGGCAACGCTGCTGTTCTTCTGAACAACAAGCAAGAGCCGATCGGCACCCGTATCTTTGGGCCAGTGACCCGTGAACTTCGTACTGAGAAGTTCATGAAGATCGTCTCGCTCGCCCCAGAAGTGCTGTAA
- the rplP gene encoding 50S ribosomal protein L16, with protein sequence MLQPKRTKFRKQMTGHNRGLALRGSKVSFGEFALKSVARGRLTARQIESARRALTRHVKRGGKIWIRVFPDKPISKKPLEVRMGKGKGNVEYWVAQIQPGKVLYEIEGVSEELAREAFALAAAKLPLATSFVKRTVM encoded by the coding sequence ATGTTGCAACCAAAGCGTACGAAGTTCCGCAAGCAGATGACCGGCCACAACCGTGGTCTGGCACTGCGCGGTAGCAAAGTCAGCTTCGGCGAGTTCGCGCTGAAGTCTGTTGCTCGTGGTCGTCTCACCGCTCGTCAGATCGAGTCAGCGCGTCGTGCTCTGACCCGTCACGTAAAACGTGGTGGCAAGATCTGGATCCGTGTATTCCCGGACAAGCCGATCTCCAAGAAACCTCTCGAGGTTCGTATGGGTAAAGGTAAGGGTAACGTGGAGTACTGGGTTGCCCAGATTCAGCCAGGCAAAGTCCTGTATGAAATCGAGGGTGTTTCTGAAGAGCTGGCGCGTGAGGCTTTCGCCCTGGCTGCTGCAAAGCTGCCGCTCGCCACCTCCTTTGTTAAACGGACGGTGATGTGA
- the secY gene encoding preprotein translocase subunit SecY, protein MAKQGALSALGKGGMSELWARLRFLFLAIIVYRIGAHIPVPGINPDRLADLFRQNEGTILSLFNMFSGGALERMSIFALGIMPYISASIIMQLMTAVSPQLEQLKKEGEAGRRKISQYTRYGTVVLALVQAIGMSIGLAGQGVAFTGDFGFHFVAVSTFVAGAMFMMWLGEQITERGVGNGISMLIFSGIVAGLPRAIGQSFESARQGDINIFALVAIGLLAVAIIGFVVFIERGQRRIAVHYAKRQQGRKVFAAQTSHLPLKVNMAGVIPAIFASSILLFPASLGAWFGQSEGMGWLQDISQSIAPGQPLNILLFSAGIIFFCFFYTALMFNPKDVAENLKKSGAFIPGIRPGEQSARYIDGVLTRLTMFGALYMTAVCLLPQFLVVAANVPFYLGGTSLLIVVVVVMDFMSQVQSHLVSHQYESLMKKANLKGYGSGMLR, encoded by the coding sequence ATGGCTAAGCAAGGTGCTCTCTCTGCGCTCGGCAAAGGCGGTATGTCTGAACTCTGGGCTCGTCTGCGTTTTCTGTTCCTGGCGATTATCGTCTACCGAATAGGCGCACACATCCCGGTTCCAGGTATCAACCCGGACCGACTCGCAGACCTGTTTCGACAGAATGAGGGGACCATTCTTAGCTTGTTCAACATGTTCTCCGGCGGCGCGCTGGAACGGATGAGCATCTTTGCACTGGGGATCATGCCGTACATTTCGGCATCGATCATCATGCAACTGATGACCGCCGTCAGCCCGCAGCTGGAGCAGTTGAAGAAGGAAGGTGAAGCTGGCCGTCGCAAGATCAGCCAGTACACCCGCTACGGCACCGTCGTCCTCGCTCTCGTTCAGGCTATTGGCATGTCCATTGGTCTGGCGGGGCAGGGCGTTGCGTTCACTGGTGACTTTGGCTTCCATTTCGTCGCGGTATCCACTTTTGTGGCTGGTGCGATGTTCATGATGTGGCTGGGTGAGCAGATTACTGAGCGTGGTGTAGGCAACGGTATCTCGATGTTGATTTTTTCGGGTATCGTCGCCGGTCTTCCGAGAGCAATCGGGCAGTCTTTCGAGTCTGCGCGTCAGGGTGATATCAATATCTTCGCCTTGGTTGCCATCGGTTTGCTGGCAGTAGCGATTATCGGTTTCGTGGTGTTCATTGAGCGTGGCCAGCGTCGTATCGCTGTTCACTACGCCAAGCGTCAGCAGGGCCGCAAGGTTTTTGCTGCGCAGACAAGCCACTTGCCGCTGAAGGTGAACATGGCCGGTGTTATTCCGGCTATTTTCGCGAGCAGCATTTTGCTGTTCCCGGCTTCGTTGGGTGCCTGGTTTGGTCAGTCTGAAGGTATGGGCTGGTTGCAGGACATCTCGCAGTCGATCGCTCCTGGTCAGCCGTTGAATATTCTGCTGTTTAGTGCAGGGATTATTTTCTTCTGCTTCTTCTATACGGCGTTGATGTTCAATCCGAAAGACGTAGCGGAAAACCTGAAGAAGTCCGGTGCCTTTATTCCGGGCATCCGTCCAGGTGAGCAGTCTGCACGCTATATTGATGGCGTTCTGACTCGCTTGACCATGTTCGGTGCTCTTTACATGACGGCCGTGTGCCTGTTGCCCCAATTCCTGGTGGTTGCAGCAAACGTTCCGTTCTACCTTGGCGGGACCTCGTTGCTGATCGTGGTCGTGGTTGTGATGGACTTCATGTCCCAAGTACAATCGCACCTCGTTTCGCACCAGTACGAATCCCTGATGAAGAAAGCCAACCTGAAGGGTTACGGCAGCGGCATGTTGCGCTGA
- the rpmJ gene encoding 50S ribosomal protein L36, with the protein MKVRASVKKLCRNCKIIRREGVVRVICSAEPRHKQRQG; encoded by the coding sequence ATGAAAGTTCGTGCATCGGTGAAAAAGCTGTGCCGTAACTGCAAGATTATTCGCCGCGAAGGTGTTGTTCGAGTAATTTGCAGCGCGGAACCGCGTCACAAACAGCGCCAAGGCTGA
- the rplW gene encoding 50S ribosomal protein L23, whose translation MNQERVFKVLLGPHVSEKATVLADKKGQFVFKVATDATKLEIKKAVESLFSVKVERVTTLNVLGKSKRTARGLGKRNDWKKAVISLQPGQDLDFSSSAE comes from the coding sequence ATGAACCAGGAACGCGTATTTAAAGTTCTGCTTGGCCCGCACGTTTCCGAGAAGGCTACGGTTCTGGCAGACAAGAAAGGCCAGTTCGTTTTCAAGGTTGCTACTGATGCAACCAAGCTGGAAATCAAGAAGGCCGTCGAAAGCCTGTTCAGCGTGAAAGTAGAGCGCGTCACTACCCTGAACGTTCTGGGTAAGAGCAAGCGCACTGCTCGCGGTCTGGGCAAGCGTAATGACTGGAAGAAGGCAGTTATCTCCCTTCAGCCAGGCCAAGATCTCGATTTCAGCAGCAGTGCTGAGTAA
- the rplO gene encoding 50S ribosomal protein L15, whose protein sequence is MKLNDLSPAPGSRREKHRPGRGIGSGLGKTGGRGHKGQTSRSGGTIAPGFEGGQQPLHRRLPKFGFVSLKAMDRAEVRLSELAKVEGDIVTVQSLKDANVINVNVQRVKIMLSGEVTRAVTIGKGIGATKGARAAIEAAGGKFEE, encoded by the coding sequence ATGAAACTCAATGATCTGAGTCCAGCGCCGGGTTCCCGTCGCGAAAAGCATCGTCCGGGCCGTGGTATCGGTAGCGGTTTGGGTAAGACTGGTGGCCGTGGCCACAAAGGTCAAACCTCCCGCTCCGGTGGCACTATTGCTCCAGGCTTTGAAGGCGGTCAACAGCCGCTGCATCGTCGCCTGCCGAAGTTCGGTTTCGTTTCCCTGAAAGCCATGGACCGCGCAGAAGTGCGTCTGTCCGAGCTGGCCAAAGTGGAAGGCGACATCGTCACCGTGCAGTCCCTGAAAGATGCCAACGTGATCAACGTCAACGTACAGCGTGTGAAAATCATGCTGTCCGGTGAAGTGACTCGCGCTGTCACTATCGGCAAGGGAATCGGCGCCACCAAAGGTGCGCGTGCGGCTATCGAAGCAGCTGGCGGCAAGTTCGAGGAATAA
- the rpmC gene encoding 50S ribosomal protein L29 produces the protein MKANELREKSAQQLNEQLLGLLRDQFNLRMQKATGQLGQSHLLSQVKRDIARVKTVLNQQAGK, from the coding sequence ATGAAAGCGAATGAACTTCGTGAAAAATCCGCACAGCAGTTGAACGAGCAACTGCTCGGCTTGCTGCGCGACCAGTTCAATCTGCGTATGCAGAAAGCAACTGGCCAGTTGGGGCAGTCTCATCTGCTCTCGCAAGTTAAGCGTGACATCGCTCGCGTGAAGACTGTGCTCAACCAGCAGGCAGGTAAGTGA
- the rpsC gene encoding 30S ribosomal protein S3: protein MGQKVHPIGIRLGIVKEHTSVWYADGRTYADYLFADLKVREYLQDKLKSASVSRIDIHRPAQTARITIHTARPGIVIGKKGEDVEKLRQDLTKQMGVPVHINIEEIRKPELDGMLVAQSVAQQLERRVMFRRAMKRAVQNAMRIGAKGIKIQVSGRLGGAEIARTEWYREGRVPLHTLRADIDYANYEAHTTYGVIGVKVWIFKGEVIGGRQEELKPQAPAPRKKAAK, encoded by the coding sequence ATGGGTCAGAAAGTACATCCCATTGGCATTCGCCTGGGAATCGTCAAGGAGCACACCTCCGTCTGGTACGCAGACGGTCGGACTTATGCGGACTACTTGTTCGCAGATCTGAAAGTGCGTGAGTATCTCCAAGACAAACTAAAAAGCGCGTCCGTAAGCCGTATCGATATCCATCGTCCGGCCCAAACTGCACGCATCACCATCCACACCGCTCGTCCAGGTATCGTTATCGGGAAGAAAGGTGAAGATGTTGAGAAACTGCGTCAGGACCTGACCAAGCAAATGGGTGTGCCTGTGCACATCAATATCGAAGAGATCCGCAAGCCGGAGCTCGACGGTATGCTGGTTGCGCAGAGCGTAGCTCAGCAGCTGGAGCGTCGTGTAATGTTCCGTCGCGCTATGAAGCGCGCAGTACAGAACGCCATGCGCATTGGTGCCAAAGGCATCAAAATCCAAGTGAGCGGTCGTCTCGGCGGTGCTGAAATCGCACGTACTGAATGGTATCGCGAAGGTCGTGTGCCACTGCACACCCTGCGTGCCGACATCGACTATGCCAACTACGAAGCTCACACCACCTACGGTGTGATCGGTGTAAAGGTTTGGATCTTCAAAGGCGAAGTAATTGGTGGTCGCCAAGAAGAGCTGAAACCACAAGCACCAGCGCCTCGTAAAAAAGCTGCTAAGTAA
- the rplF gene encoding 50S ribosomal protein L6 — MSRVAKNPVKLPAGVEVKFAGQQLSVKGAKGTLELNIHSSVEIVEEAGELRFAARNGDQQTRAMAGTTRALVNNMVQGVSQGFERKLQLVGVGYKAQAKGQVLNLALGFSHPVDYELPQGITAETPSQTDILIKGIDKQLVGQVAAEIRDFRPPEPYKGKGVRYADEVVRRKEAKKK, encoded by the coding sequence ATGTCTCGCGTCGCTAAGAACCCCGTTAAGCTGCCAGCCGGTGTCGAAGTAAAATTCGCAGGCCAACAGCTTTCGGTGAAGGGTGCCAAGGGTACTCTTGAACTGAACATCCATTCGTCCGTTGAGATCGTTGAAGAAGCCGGTGAGCTGCGTTTCGCTGCTCGCAATGGCGATCAACAGACTCGCGCAATGGCCGGTACCACGCGTGCGTTGGTAAACAACATGGTCCAAGGCGTAAGCCAAGGCTTCGAGCGCAAGCTCCAGCTGGTCGGTGTTGGTTACAAAGCGCAAGCAAAAGGTCAGGTGCTGAACCTGGCTCTTGGCTTCTCGCACCCAGTGGATTACGAACTGCCGCAAGGCATCACCGCTGAGACTCCTAGCCAGACCGATATCCTGATCAAGGGCATCGATAAACAGCTGGTAGGTCAAGTGGCCGCTGAGATCCGCGACTTCCGTCCACCAGAGCCGTACAAAGGCAAAGGTGTGCGCTACGCGGACGAAGTCGTCCGTCGTAAAGAAGCCAAGAAGAAGTAG
- the rplE gene encoding 50S ribosomal protein L5: MARLKEIYRKEIAPKLKEELKLSNVMEVPRVTKITLNMGLGEAIGDKKVIEHAVADLEKITGQKVVVTYARKSIAGFKVREGWPIGVKVTLRRERMYEFLDRLLSISLPRVRDFRGLNAKSFDGRGNYSMGVKEQIIFPEIDYDKIDALRGLDITLTTTAKNDDEGRALLRAFKFPFRN, translated from the coding sequence ATGGCACGACTAAAAGAGATTTACCGGAAGGAAATCGCTCCGAAACTTAAGGAAGAACTTAAGCTTTCGAACGTGATGGAAGTTCCGCGCGTTACCAAAATCACCCTGAACATGGGTCTGGGCGAAGCGATCGGCGACAAAAAAGTCATCGAGCACGCTGTTGCTGACCTGGAAAAGATCACCGGCCAAAAAGTCGTTGTGACCTACGCTCGTAAATCCATCGCTGGCTTTAAAGTCCGTGAAGGATGGCCGATCGGCGTCAAAGTGACTCTGCGCCGTGAGCGTATGTACGAGTTCCTGGATCGTCTGCTGTCGATCTCCCTGCCTCGGGTTCGCGACTTCCGCGGCCTGAATGCCAAGTCCTTCGATGGTCGTGGCAACTACAGCATGGGCGTGAAAGAGCAGATCATTTTCCCGGAAATCGACTACGACAAGATCGATGCTCTCCGCGGTCTGGACATTACCCTGACCACCACTGCCAAGAACGATGATGAAGGCCGCGCTCTGCTGCGTGCTTTCAAATTCCCGTTCCGCAACTGA